Genomic DNA from Cydia fagiglandana chromosome 3, ilCydFagi1.1, whole genome shotgun sequence:
GTGCTGATAAAAGTACATTTATAATAATGAGGATAAAAGTTTACTTCGCAGCATTTTTTTTCAGAGCcaaacatttataaatattttgaataacTAGTGTTAGTACCTTATATAAGATATTATGGTACATTATTCGCTTCCGTGCAATCGGGATAAATACTTTGTATATGAAAGAGAGAGACAATGTATAAAGCTTCCAATGTGTAGATTCTAGTGCGAGTCACGgcacaaaatagataagtacagaagtcaatcacatgtatgtactttacttttcatacctacggtcggcggtcgctctagggttgcgattgttgcgaactatgacttatgcacaaaaaactatcgtggtagtggcactcgtatctatcatatcgtatctcgtatttagttgtttgatttattgttgaggatgaaacgggaagaatggaaatatacattaataataacattaataaccccgcgggggcagcttgtggcgagctgacggtgagtggcgacaccgcggacccctattccagagggccctgtcatctggccctcgcctctgtgcttgccttgattggccggccagagtggagtcgcaagagcgggacctatgctccaggttggaagtgtaaaatgtcataacgccggcggcccttgaacggattaccgggatctggctaccgcagactcacctctcgacaacctcacagccactccaaagtgttgccctgttgtcgcactgtgcgtgcggccattgcggggcccactcaatgagttggcgagtcaccacctgtctgatacaattttgagactgattgtcacggcaggtgtccgctagtctctcccatagcccattatccagtccatccaactttcaaatctatagcccatgaccttagttcccatcgcagcacaaaagtgctgcactgcaatagtctttgcacctggcggggaccatctccggatgtatcacattgtgcgttcggggatggtatccgccacgtgtatcccttgcttttagattaaagtgtcttaaagggcctctgcgctgttggcttcggccccacgtacgcctcccaaaggtccgggaccccatggtcccgagatatggaaaagacattaataactcaaataggtattttaattttaatgtcattgttatattacaaatttgccacagaaaatatcttgcgatgattccgagattggcgaaatacacgatttttttttaagtgtaataaattcgcattctcatgtacaatgtaattaattcgcatacgcattctctctgaaaccactggtagcttaaaaaacgacaattcaccgtttaatgttgaatttaaacaaccgtccactgtacagttataataactttttgttttgtttctccattattgcacaaaaaagttcacagacgcgtgtctcaagcggatggcactcgcgctcgcactggtcccaactggtccgagatatcgtgtccgtgagcagtgtctatgtgtgcgttgctcgagcgcgctttgtatgtagattgatttctgtacctatctgttttgtggtcaCGGTCCAAGTTTCGATTGCACATCATACCTTGTCACACGGCGGGCAGTCTGGCAAACATGGTAGCACAGGACATGGCGGGCACGGCGCCGGACACGGCCGCACGGGCGCCGGGCACGGCGAGCACCCGCCGCCCGGACACACGGAGCACGGCCGGAGATCGTTCCGTGAGTGCACGCACGGTTTTGTTGTGTACGGGTAGCACGCACCGCACGGCGCGCCTGAGCACACGCACGGATCGAAACTATAGAAAGGAGCACTCATTTTgcaatttttaggttttttttacaaaatttggttatataaaaagtgacagttttgCGACGtttgaatattttgttttaagatttttttagtatCCTTTTAGAACTTGAAGTCCCACAAAGAAGGTTGAAGACCTTGAGTTGAACGGTATTTTTATATGCAAATAAATCTATTCATATTAAAAATGATtaaagtaaattaattagtattaAATAGCAACAGGAAATTGtaatgtttaatttatttatttttaaattcattgTTATTGGCATATATTATAAGAACTATCATTAGATCATTAGAAATTAGAAAAACTTTTTTGTTATTTCTGACagaacattttacaaaaatgaaataaacaatCACCATCAACTTAAAATTCCtgtaaaaaaatttaattaaaaccagataattttatataatataaaataacaaaaacaggaaaaatttaaaattactagTTCATATTAATTTAACCTAGGTAATACTAAACTAACAAAAATGTGTGCGTGTACATTTTGCCCGACTTGCCCGCCGATCCTGCCGTGCGGCACCGGACCGTGCCGCTACTACTGCTGTCCCCCGCCGCAGTGCTGCCAGCCGTGCGTCCCGCCCCCCGTGCCCTGCACCCCGTGCCCTCCTTGCAACTGCTGCGCCAGGTTCCGGCCGTGCCCGGCGCCGGTCATCCCGGACATAGTTCCACCTATTGTGCCGATACTGCCGCCTTGCAAGCCCCGCCGGTGTCCGGCGCCGGAACCGCCGCCGTATTGCCCGCCGAGACCAGTGTGCTGTCCTCCAGCGTTACCTTGCTGTCCACCTCCCGAGCCATGTGATCCTCCACCAGTAAGTCTAACATTGCAAACCTATATAGTTACTGTTTTACGTATTATCTTGATCTGAGTCAGTTGTCCTAATCTCAAGTTGattaataaaaccggccaagtgcgagtccgactcgcgcacaaagggttccgtaccattacgcaaaaaactgcaatcaaatcacgtttgttgtattggagccccacttaaatatttattttatttttagtatttgttgttatagcggcaatagaaatatatctgtgaaaattttaactgtctagctatcacggttcatgagttacagcctggtgacagggagtcagacggacgaacagcggagtcttagtaataaggtcccgtttttaccctttgggtacgcacCCTAAACACCATATTAATCTAACTATATTAACTACTATTTTCAGTGCCGCCCTTGCCCAGAGCCCATACCATGTTACCAACCAGTGCTGCCTTGCTGCAATCCACAATGCCCTCCTCCAATCCTACCTAAACAACGACCGATTTGCCCGAGAGCCCCACCGTGTCCGTACCCTTGCCTACCCGTCTGCCGGAGCTGCTGCCCCGAGATCTGTGGATTGGACCCCGTGACACGGCGACGCCCGACAATAGTCCACAATAGTGTAGTGACGAGGAACGTTGATAATAGAAAACAGGTTTGTATTATTAAcgcacatttatagacgggtctaacgcgaaatttattcaattacctttatttaccgacgtttcgacacaggtttcgaggtcgtggtcgcggctaactgatgtcGCAGCAAAATGTAAAAACGGAAATTTGCTGGGATTGacttttttgacattttgctgggacatcagttagccgcgaccaggaccagtgaaacctgtgtcgaaacgtcggtaaataaaggtaattgaataaatttcgcgttagacccgtctatggATGTGAAttaatgtgttcaaaacgctaaagttttaaatattataggttTGTATTagataatatgtgacgttctacggcaaaaggtaccttatggcggctggcgcttacgtcgcatagcgccgcaatgatattggagcgacgttaataatagcgtaagcgccattcacttgcttttggtaactgtagctaccagctgtataataatagaggtcactgaaaaatatcaagcatgTGAGTGGATAAGGTTCCTTTAACCGTGGGACGCCTTTAATTACTCCCAGCTtttgctgagggtcgtgaaatCCTTGTGGAATCAGTTTCTCTTTGACTttattatttgttaaattttaaaagataatatatattaattGGCACTTCCTGACTTTTAAACGAAATAGCGGCATTTCCGAGTATATTTAAGTAAAcctattaatataataatacaattttcTTGCCCGTAGCTGGTTCCCTGCTGTTGCAACCACGTGTGCGTGCCCCTGATCTAGTGAAACTGACTGTccttattttggtaacgttttAGTGATGTTTGATGCAAGTATTGTAATGTTTTAGGAAAAATATTGTGATTCGATAAAAATATGTTATTCTAAAAGTTCAGTTTTTCGTCAATTTAATATTGAtcccttttataatattataaatgtgaaaccTCCCTGCCTGtgcctgttacctcttcaccCTTAGACAGCTAGACCGATTTAGATGAAGTTTGATATAGATACAGTTTAAGGCCCGATACAAAGAAAATAGGATATTTTTATCCCAGAAGTAATTTGGAAGTGTTGTTATGGATACTTATTAACCCTCTTCCAGGCATAttacgatttatcgaccacatacgcgccaCTAGAATTTGaactttagcattccgatttaagattcaaattagattgcactttcgggaaatttgatttcaaatgaatcatcaaagctggattatttggaatatatttggatttATCGGGAAAACTTTGTAGATTGGTGCatcctggaaaagggttaagtcTACGCAGACAAAGTCGCGGGCGGAAGCAAGTacatgtggctttccatcagaaaaTTCCCTGCTATGTGTTACTTATGTGTTACTATTTCACAGTTAATacggtaaaaataaaaacagcacTCAATGGTTATTGATTCACTATTATTTGGTCAAACACTAAATTACAGACATTTGTTACAATGACGATTTTTTTTACACTGATTTTATATATTTGCACATATTCACTAATTCTTAACACATCACACTATATGCGTATGGCAGCTGTAGATGTTGACGCAGCGATTCTCGAACCTGAGAATGAGAATAGAAGAGAATAATTATTACGAAAACcttattaaaaaatttaaaccaaaatattactttgctaatccgcaaaaagataacgtgctagtcaatcagtgctaacccgttatacttgcgtattttttacatgcaattaataaaatgtgacgtcccacggaaaaggtaccttatggcggttggcgcttatgctattattaacgccgctccaatattattgcggcgctatgcgaagtaagcgccagccgccataaggtaccttttgccatggaacgtcacaaatacgcaagtaagtacaaccggttagcactgattgactagcacgttatcttttcgcggattagcaaagtaatattttggttttaattaatatggatttccgcaaagtaacgcctgattctattcactattagAGAACCTTATTGCTAATGTTAGATTATGCGTGAACTTTTACATTTTACGTACATTGTTACATGCGCCTGAACTAGGAATGTATTCGTATATCTTAGGCaaagaaataaaatactaatttaaagaacaataaaacaaattaaaatcatgAACATAGAGACATAAATATGTATTGAATTATGTTACACTTAGCTTAGTAACCAAGTATTGCTGTGTCAgtgtctataatatttataaagcaGGGCGATCgtgcttattttattattacgttgttattagttattacctGGTGCACGGCGGTAGCCTGGGTGGGGGGTGGCAGGAAAGGGAGATTTGTCCGGGCCCGCATTGCATTGGTCCGACCGACTGGAGACAGGACTCTGGCGGGCAAGGCACTGGACATGGTTGATAACAAGTCGGAGGTGGACAACACGCAACAGGGGCCGGGCAGCACTTCATCTTGACTGATGTTCCGGATAATTTTATGTTAAGACAGGAGCCTGAACTGGTTGTTGAGGAAATGAAGAATGTCACTCGTACGGTAGCTCTTTATATAAGCTTTCGTGGCACACTTGATTATGTTTTGAAATCGAGTGCTGTTTTTTATCCAGTTGGTTTAAAAATTATGACACTCTATTAGTAAGTTCAACTTGTCTAAATACAGTTCAGTGGATTTagttatgtacatatattttactAACATATCcagattttaaaacatttttgataGTACATACCTAAACAAAAGAACTTATGTGAAACAAAAATAACTGTATGATCTTTTCCAGTAAGTTACCTCATCattatctcagccataagacgtccactgctgaacataggcctcccccttggatctccatacgtgccggttggaagcgatccgcatccagcgtcttccggcgaccttaacaaggtcgtctgtccatcttgtgggtggacgtcctacgctgcgcttgctagtccgtggtctccactcgagcacttttcgaccccatcggccatcttctctgagtgcaatgtggcctgcccattgccacttcagcttgctttatttaagttaaaaatattggtttattctatttataatatttttaatatataatattatatgtaggtactgtataggtatattattgtTTCCAAGTAGGTATTGTAATCCCAGCAAACTGTGGATAGATTGCTATAGGACTaattaagaacttgacgaaaaacgaatgggacgacccaagacggtaccgtatgtacttacctacatgtTTTTGGCAATTTATCTGTGTCCATATTTAATACCACAgggtattaaatattaaatatggcCTACATgctgatatatttttttaacttattacAATACTAAGTTAAATTGTACTCATACGAAGTATTTTCATTATGTACATACTGTATTATAATTAAAGTAAATTATTAGACCGAATAACATATAACATAAAAAGGGAAAAgggtcatatcatatcataaatCAAATACAAATAAGTTTTTCTCTGCAAAGACTCGACCCGGCTTAATCAGTTGTGGAGTACGAAGCTGAAACAATAAAGTAAAAGACATTAATTAATAGTTAATTATCTacctaattataaaacaaaggcctcccgtcgcgtctgtctgtctgtatgtttgcgataaactcgaaaactacttaCTGAACGGATTTCATGCGGCTTTTACCTTCCAATAGAccgattcttgaggaaggtttaggtaagtatataatttatttaggttTACCCGCgcgtagggttaccagatgacaggaattttcctgacatgtcaggaattgtGGCCTTTTCTCaggaatttttttatttgatagacttttttcataaagtacctttttatttactttggcCATCGCACCCCTCCCcctcaaaaatatgaatgtcaggaaaaatattcggaaatcaggaatttaaTCCGGAAAtactaaatttgtatctggtaaccctacccgCGCGAAGCCTGGGCGGGTCCCTAGTTACAatactaattattaattaagtacaaAACTATTTGTCGTTTCATATTTAtggaacatttatttatttcgataATTTATTGCGATAACTAACGACTTACTTTTTTttgcacaaataataataagtccAAGCGGCGGATTTAATGCTTTAGGGCATTAGTGCTTTAAGTTAGTGACCAGTTCAAGGCAACACAAATCGCtaaatatttttgcattaaagtaactatttattctttattgcaccaataataatacattttacatgtaaaactacaaagaaattaatGTAATGCTTTGCAGATGAAACCGAACCCTGACTTTTGCCATTTCTGCTACTACAGACAACAGCACACTGTAATCAAACATCTGTAAGCTACTTTTTGCACCCAGGTACAAAATGTCAGCAATCAGCATTGACTTCTTAGCTGTCCGAAACTGTAAGTTACTTACGACAATCCGAAGCCAGGATACAGAGTCCAGTTGAATTTCTTTTATAACCTGGTTTGCATTGACATCCTGGGTAGCATGGTTTTAGCTCAGCGCATGGTGATCGTGGTTTGTCGTCTCTTGGGCAATGAGGATAGGGACAGGGCGCGTTACACGGGGACAACCACGTTTGATTTCCTCCGCAAGGTTTCGGAGCTGGAAATGATGTCTTATTTCAGGTACTTATAAATTGATTTTCTTAGGGGATCTACTAACCCAAAAAGAACAAAGACAATAAATATAAGCTCCCTGGCACATATTACTGCGTTGCGATTAGTACCCATTAAGATTAAATGTGTACGTACGGCAGTCTTCGATCTTGATACATTCTCCTTCTAGTCTTAAGTATCCTTCTTCACACATGCAGCCACCAGGACATGGTCCCATTATGAAAGGACATGGAATCGATTTATTCAGATCTTCACAAGTTTTGGGATTGCATTGACCAGCGTAACAACCTATGTATCTTTCGTGTTTCTTGGTACAAATGTAAGCTGAAATAAAggataagtaataaaaataaaatgtagtaaaGGTTTGGCACTTCTTGGTATAAATCTTCTCTTAATCTTCTATTAAATTTGCAGTTatttggtcccataataaaagtatctAGTTTTGTATGACCTCGAATCATCTTGTAACTGGTTATAGTTAAACATGCAAAACTCGTAaattattgcattttttgttttgtgttaCTAAATATAGAACGTCACTGATTGTGAGCCATTAGTTTTTTGTACCTAATTTAAATTCAAATGCATCTACGTAGATACATCATAAAAACCATCAAGGTTTCTCCAAATATTCCTTATTCAGATTATTATTCAGGTGCTCAATTTGATAAGACtgacttataaaacaaagtgccACCATAATTATGATAGTTATACTtagttatgtacagtcagcaacagaagttgctaagcgggcgaggtgtccaaaattaccttgacacgctcttattctcttaacaataaagtcgcgtcaagatcattttgaacatctcgcccgcttagcaacttctgccgcGGACtgtcaggcctattcggatttcgagataatcacaagatctcgagacgatttagagatcaactagatctacattagatatcgactagatgtgacttggatatcttaatcataacttgtcgaaatcgttcaagaggacctccagaatcgcggaaacgtcaaatttgacatatctatcttacaaatatctataaattatccgtatcgtaagtAGTGCAACTTACAACACTGTTCCTCCGGTATGCATGTTCCATTCTCATTTCTTAGATATCCGGCTTCACAAACACAGCCACCTGGGCATGGTGGTATTTCTCCTGGACAACCAGGTGGATGCACTAAGTCGTTACAAGTTTTGGGGTTACATTGGCCGGTAGGACAGTCGATGTATATTTCATGTCGTCCTACGCACGTCTTGCCTAGAGAacgattaaataataaaatagttttattttcttAATCCAGAATGTATGACCGGGCTCAGATGGCGCGCAAAAAGGGCTGTTATGCTGAGGATATAACAGATTTACTTAGTTAAAAGCACTTTATTAAAAATCGACCAAGATCATGATGGGACTATGCCCAGTGtagtagggttccgtagttacccgtccgtcacAATACGCTGCCTTGAAAGGGggttacccccttattcataaaattttacgggcctgatttagttaaattatgttttatccctttcttacaaatgcataagtcaaaatgacagataactAGCTAGTAGATAGCTAGGatagcttgttgctaggcctacatgaataaagtatatttttagTTTGAGTTATTAGCAAGTATTATGTACATAACAAGCAAAGGGGAGTAGGTAATAGGTACCTTCGTAGCGGCGCTTGGGACTTACGTCTTGCAATCATACGAGTATTTACTAATGTTACAGCGATATTTCTTAGCACCACAGATCATAAATTACATGTGACTATTAATTTAACTCAAGAAAGTGATGATATTATGTGGGTAGGTACTGGTTGGGATATGGTAGCCAcgtaatttatttatacaataattaggaaataaattACTTACCAATGTTAAGAGGCGTTGTGGCTATCGCCGTATAAATTATCACACATATAAGAAAAACAAAACAGGCCATGCCGGATACGTCTTGCTCCGGCAAGATGTCGACGAGAATGATTagcttaaccctttataaggccctAGATATACAGATATGCTATGTAAAAGTTAAATACACTACCATGTTTGAAATGCACTGAGGAACACATCTACGGCAAAACAAAAACGAAATCATTAAGAAAATCATGTGGTCAATATATGCACACAACCTGTTAGTCCACTTGAGTTATCAGATGATCTGTTTCCAATACACCTATtcattgacattgacataaCAAACATAAGGTGCTAAGGTGCATAATACCATGCAAAAAATTCTAATTACAATAGTTAATTACAATACATATCGACATAGCATGTAatcttttataattttatctttttttcttAAGTGGCAAATGATATACTTTCCTGACACTACAAACAACGTAGTACAGTTATTGCAATTCACGATGGAGAGTGGATTTATCAAAATTAGACCTTGTCATCATACCAATAAGAGTCTCGCCACTCGCCATCGTGAATTGCAAGAGCTATAATTCAAATTATTAGATACAGCGACGTGTATATTGTTAATAGTATAATGGAAACAATGACGGTATCTTTCTTCCCTTTACAGGCATAGTGCATAAATTGACCACATACTATAGattaactagctgttgcccgcgacttcgtccgcgtggaatcttatcttcaacattttacatctttagtacctataattttcatatccaagcaatgttgaaattaagtacttttcttttttagcaagttgtatgaagttttaagtcaattggattttgatgttggttgctgaaattacttttcttgtattctcataattaggtacctatgcccttatacaaagattcaagttccgcactcacaaaatatctgatctccatacaaactttcaacccctttcacaccaccttgggggatgattttcaaaaatcttgaattagttttcaggttttttaatttaatacctatttttgcaaaaagttcaagttcttAGCTTAAAATTAG
This window encodes:
- the LOC134680108 gene encoding keratin-associated protein 16-1-like codes for the protein MCACTFCPTCPPILPCGTGPCRYYCCPPPQCCQPCVPPPVPCTPCPPCNCCARFRPCPAPVIPDIVPPIVPILPPCKPRRCPAPEPPPYCPPRPVCCPPALPCCPPPEPCDPPPCRPCPEPIPCYQPVLPCCNPQCPPPILPKQRPICPRAPPCPYPCLPVCRSCCPEICGLDPVTRRRPTIVHNSVVTRNVDNRKQLVPCCCNHVCVPLI